The Methanomicrobiales archaeon genome has a segment encoding these proteins:
- a CDS encoding NAD(P)H-dependent oxidoreductase, with translation MHVYILFTHPSKISFNREVLDAFTRGLKEAGHTYEIGDLYAMGFKSEMDADQYHREVGLDPDAPIPHDVAREQEKINRADALAFIYPVWWSDCPAKLKGWFDRVLTYGYAYYYDENGQRQTKISIRRAIVICSTGHTGEHLEGTGIAESMRRVMINDRLLGVGVKEATMEILGGMMPQDRSSRETNLKKAYNLGKNL, from the coding sequence ATGCATGTCTATATTCTCTTCACTCACCCGAGCAAAATATCCTTCAATAGGGAGGTTCTCGATGCATTCACTCGAGGTCTCAAAGAAGCGGGGCATACATACGAAATTGGCGATTTATACGCGATGGGATTCAAATCAGAAATGGATGCAGACCAGTATCACCGGGAAGTCGGCCTTGATCCCGATGCACCGATACCACACGATGTCGCCAGAGAACAGGAAAAGATTAACCGTGCCGACGCCCTGGCGTTTATCTATCCGGTATGGTGGAGTGACTGCCCTGCAAAGCTCAAAGGTTGGTTTGACAGAGTTTTGACATACGGATATGCTTATTATTATGATGAAAATGGACAAAGGCAGACGAAGATTTCCATCAGAAGAGCAATAGTAATCTGTTCGACAGGTCACACAGGAGAACACCTCGAAGGGACGGGTATTGCCGAGAGCATGCGACGTGTCATGATAAATGATAGATTGCTTGGTGTGGGTGTGAAAGAAGCGACGATGGAAATTCTTGGAGGGATGATGCCGCAGGACAGGTCCTCAAGGGAGACAAATCTGAAAAAAGCCTACAATCTTGGCAAAAACCTATAA